In Rosa rugosa chromosome 4, drRosRugo1.1, whole genome shotgun sequence, the genomic stretch aatacgCTCCCACAAACTCAGCCTATATCCTACTGTCTTATCCTGGGTAAATCGTTTTAGTCCCCTCAGGCCTTGTCGAGATGAAAAGTCCAGGTTCATTTTATCTACAGAGGATGGTACTTCACTTATGGCTGTGCCACTTATAACAAGAGTTTtcaacaacctcatttttcctATATGCTTGCTCAACTTCTTAAATCTCGAACAGCCAGAAAGAACAAGAGTCCTAACAGAACGCAACTTATAAAAATCCTCCGGAAGGTCCTTGAGCTTAGTGCATCCTTTAAGATTTAGCAAGGCAAGTTGAGAAACAAGTCCAATGGACTTGTCAATCTTTGGCAAACTCACACAGTCTTTAAGGATCAAATACTGTAGATTTGGGAGTTGTGAAAAGTCTGGTGATTGTCTTAGGTAATGTGAATGACTGAGATCAAGTATCTCCAATTTCCCAAGCCGCTGTTAGACAAcaccaaaagaaaatgaaatatcaaaatccaaaaagaagaaaaggagagcGTGATGTGTATTAATTCAGAGGGAAGATGTTTGAAAGTTTCTTACTATACCCTGGAATACTCCCAAACTCGTACGAGATTGCTGTACCGCAGGTCGAGAGAAACCAGGTATGGTTCATTAAGAAACCCATTTCGTATGACCTGTGCAGAGAATCCTCGCAAGCAGAGCCAGATTAGCTTTTTGGGAAACTTGTCGTAGTCTCCAGTGAGTTTTACATGGTTGAGTTGGAGCAATTTCAGTCTCTTCATGTTTCTAAATGCATCTGCACTGAAACTCATGTTGTCAGATCTTTGCAAATTTAGAGCGAGTCCTTCAGTCTCTTCAGTTCCCTGTTAACAGAAGGcactaaattaataaaaaaaaggattaaatacttgttactcctcgtacttttccctgaaaaacagtttggtccctcgccttttaaattaaactgaatagtccttattctatcaaattctcatataacaagtccaaaatgatccgaaatgactattatgcccctcatttcatatttttattattattttaattttttctctatttttttaatttttctcccttttttttatattttctctccccctccttctctctctcccctgacctctcgctccctctctctccctcgacctctcctCTCCCAACTCGATCTCCTCCCTCCAGCACGCTCAACCACCGCATCGGTCCTTCCTCATTCAACCACACCTGCCGCCCTGGTCGATCTGCCCTTGCCAACCACCCCCGGTGATTCTCGCCGACGCCCACCCGCGTCGCTCCGCTGCTCCGATACACGCGCCGTCGACCTGTTCATATAGGGACACCAAATCCCTAAACCAGTATTCTCCTCTCATAAACCTTGTTTCCACCAGTTTGGGTTAAGTCTCCACGCTCTTCTTCTCTTTCGTTATCGATCAATGATTTTGCGGTTCTGTtatattctttctctcttgATTCCAAATTCATATATGGGAGTGATTCAATTTGTTCTCTTCCTATGTATTTTTCGCTGTTTGTGAATTGAGGTACCTCTGGGTTTTCCTGATTTAGGGCTTTCTTTATTTTCCAGTTATGTATAAACCGCCACTACTGAAGTATATTTGAACGGTGGTTGAGCGTGCTGGAGGGAGGAGATCGAGTTGGGAGaggagaggtcgagggagagagagggagcgagaggtcaggggagagagagaaggagggagagagaaaatataaaaaaaaagggagaaaaattaaaaaaatagagaaaaaaattaaaataataataaaaatatgaaatgaggggcataatagtcatttcggatcattttggacttgttatatgagaatttgatagaataaggactattcagtttaatttaaaaggcgagggaccaaactgtttttcagggaaaagtacgaggagtaacaagtatttaatcctaaaaaaaaaaaagatttattcGCATGTGAGAAAATGATTTATCATTTATCCACAGGTGCGCGGAAAAGTCATGAATGCATTTAACTTTCTTACTGCCACGATGAAATGACTGGACTACGGACACTAAAATGTGAAATTAATGAAGCACATAATAGATGGGATGGCTTTGCGTAATTGAGCACTGCTTCTTCACTATTATTAGTATTAGAGATGGGATGCCTATGCTTGCCTAGATTAGGCTGGGAGTACTTACAGATTCATCATTCAATACATCTGTTACATCTTCCTGATGCCACAATCTACTACGTCTTTCAGGGCGGTTCGGGGATTCTTCACGAACAACTTCTCTGCCCATGTCTCGAAGCAAATCATTCACCATGAGCTTGTTTTTCTCACTAATAGTTACAAGGCAACGTTGGAGCAGGACACTGATTTCTATTTCTGGAGAAAAACCACAGCCCTTAAGTATATTTATGACATAGTTCTTGTCCATTCCGATGAAGTAACAACATATATGGAGGAATATGTTCCTCTGGCTCTCATCAATTGCATCAAAGCTTATTCTGAGCCTTGACTGAATTCTGCCATCAGGAATTTTTTCCAATTTCTTCAGTGTGCTATTCCAATCTCCTATGCTCCTTCTAAAGAGAAAAgaccctaaaatttcaagagCCAGTGGTAAACCTCCACAGTAAGCAACCACTCTTCTTGAGAGTTCGACATACTCTTCATTAGGAGAAATATTTTGAAAGGCATGCCAACTGAAGAGCTCAagagcttcttcttcattcatttCTTGAGCTAGATGTATTGTATCCACTTTCAGTAGCTCTAGCAAATGCCGGTCTCTCGTTGTTATAATAAGTCTACTTCCCGGACCAAAGGAATCACGGCTTATAGCCAATGCATGCAATTGGTCCTCATGATCTACATCATCAAAAATGACAAGTACCTTTTTGCTTCCAAGTCGTTCTTTTATTACATTGACCCCTCTGGAAACATCACCTACCACAATCTTGATTGGTTTTAAGACATCAGAAAGAAGTCTTTCTTGCAGAACAATCTTACCATTTGAGTCCTTTGCAGTCTCCCTAACATCTGCTAGGAAACATCTACTGTCAAAGTCATGATAAAATTTGTTATAGATGGCTTTGGCAACTGTTGTTTTGCCGATTCCACCCATACCCCAAATTCCAACCATGCGAACATCATCATCTAATCCAACACCTAAACACTTACTAATATCATCAACACGAGAATGTATTGCAACTGGGTAGACAGCTAAATTCAAGTATGTGTTGGTCAGCTGTTTGCATATCTCGTCAACTATGCTATTGATAAACTCTGCTTCATGTCTGTCAATTAGATTCAGAAGCAGAACTAAGAAGTAGAAAGAAATGACCAGGTTTAAGcttaaaggagaaaagaaggcCAAACCGAAAAGATACCGTATGATCAACCAAAAAGGATAAAGGGGTAACAGCttgcagttaaaaaaaaaacggaaaaacaaaaaaacagaaagaaaagtaTTACCTATCAGCAATATCGAAGCCAACCAAATTCGCTGCTCCTATGAGAGCAGCTCTCCACCTGGCTATCTTATCTCTaccttccttttgtttttctgaGAGCATGTTTTCTGAAAATATAGACCAATTAAAACCTTGACAATCGATTAAGAAATTCAGCTTCTGCAAGGTCAGCTTTTAATTTTTACCTTCATATTTCTGAAACGCATGAGCAAAGCTACCGGTCTGGTTTCTGACATGTGAAGGATCAACATGATAGAATATGGGGAAAACCAGTTGCCTTCGTGTTCTTCTACACTCCATGATCTGCACCAGCTCCTGGAGACACCATCTCGAATCCGCGTACTTGTCTGAGAAGACTATGAGAGAGATCCTACACCCTTCTATTATCTGCATTAATTTCTCCTCTATGTTTTCTCCCCATCTTAGTCCCTCGGCATCCCTAAACGTCACGACTCCGGCACGATGTAGTGCGGCGTAGAGGTGGTCCGTGAAGGTCCTTCGTGTGTCTTCACCTCTGAAGCTCAAGAAAACGTCGTAGGACGTCCGGTATTTTAAGGGCTCCCATGGGGATGGTGGCCCCAATGGCGACGGCACCGGTGGCGATGAGGATGATGACGGTGGCGGCATTGAAGTAATTAAAGGGCTAAGGTATGCGGTGGTTCAGATTTGAGAAATGAGTCAAATGACGAACAATTTGCTTCGCTTCTCGCATGCTCAACCTAAACCGGTAAGAAAGCCAAGGTCAAGGTCATGTCGACGTcgagttttattttttatccaGAGTTGGTGGCTACAATTTTCTACGCGtttcttcttttatattttacttcttttctcagTCTCCAGTTCTTGTTCATGGCCCCATGTTAGTTTCCAGGAACCCATTCTGTTTCAATCCAGGAATTATTATTCTTGGCCAATTTCAGACTTCTGTTTTGCTTGGATTTCCACGAAATGACTTGTTGGACACTGTAGCTATCCCATGGAGTTCCTAATATGCAGTTCAAATCCAAGTATCCTATTATCAATGTAGAAGTTGAAAAGTCAACTCTATAGAAATTAGGAATAGAAAATTAAGTTTAAACAAGTAATTATTAATGTAGAAGTTATGCGTCCATACATGTGTGCAGGAACAAGTGCCAAGACTTGAGTCATTTAGAATTTTAGATATACAAGAAGCATAGTGATTTTACGATTTTACCACATATCAAGCAAAAGGTCATTAAGCCGAGATATGTGCAGATAATaatcggaatccggtcacctcCCAGAAAGCAGGGTTCCCTTCCTCTTGTTGGAAGTGGTCAAACCACATAATTAAACATCAATGTTTTAACAAGATATCTTAAGAAAGGCAAAAGACAGTATGGCAATTTGCAATAGTAGATACCATACATAGTTTGATTCATGACACAACAAATATAATACAATAAACAAAACTGACTGATCAGATGACTCATGGCTAGGTCCTGACTGATTACCAGCATCACTTGGAAAATATTCGTATGGGCTAGGCTCACACTCAATGGTTTCACTGATAAGTTTGGGATCCCATACAAGACTGAACCCAGTTTTCTTCACTCTGAAACCAGATCCAATTGCAACTTCAACCTCCACAAAGTCATCATTTAACAAATTTACTCGCCAAATAACTTCATGTGAAGTTATTTCAGTGAGATGAGTTGGCTTGACAACAAAGCTAATGAGCTTGGTATAACTTGTAACAAAAATGGATATACCACTTGGAGACATGCCCTcgtcaaaacaagaaaaaactaCGCAGACAGTGAAAGCTTGTAAATTAGTTTGAGGCACTTGGAAAAAGACTTGGTCACTTTCTCTGACATATGTGAGCTGCCTTTGGAAAATAATTTCCCCGCAAACAAATGCCACCGTCTCCCGTTGCAGTCAATCCTTATATCATATTAAGCAGATACAATATCAATACGTGAACTGCTTCGGAAAATCATTTCCCACCGTCTCCTGTTGCAGGAGGGAGGGACGGAGGGACaggggaggggggagagagtTTGAATTTGGAATTATTGCAAGTGCAGTGCAGTGATCTGATTCcaagtgtgtgtgtgagagagagagagagagagagagagagagagaatttggaATTATTGCAAGTGCAGTGCAGTGATCTGATTCCAAGTCCTTCGACCTAGTTGGTAAATCTCCACTTGCAGGAAGGTTTGTGCAATTACAGAAACATGGACGTTCAAGGTGGGAAAGGCCACTGGGTTCTGGAAGGTTATGAACATTACTGCTTTCCAATGAGTAGTTCAGGTTTTTCAATCTTCCCATATAGGGTGGTACTCGACTTATGGCTGTGCCACTTACAACAATAGTTTTCAGTGATGTCATCTCCCTTATGTCCTTGACAAAATTCTCAAATCTTGAACAGCCAGAAAGAACGAGAGTTTCAATATCTCTCAACTCATAGAAATCCTTTGGAAGGTCCTTGAGCATTTTGCAGTCTTTAAGCCAAAGCAAGTCTTTTTACCATCGCCAATACTGGTGCATCTCTGTCAAACTCTTGCAGCCTTTCATGATCAAATACTCAAGATTTGGGAGTTTTAAAAAGTCTGGTGATTGTGTTGGGTAATGTGAATGACTGAGATCAAGAATCTTGAACTTCTCGAGCACCTGTTGAACAAGACCAATAGAAAACgaaaatcaaaattcaaaaagataAGAAAGAAACAGTTCAAAAGTTTGGTTCAGCTTAATCTACCCTGGGATGTTCCCAAACTTGTACGAGATTGCTGTACTGCAGGTCCATAGAAACCAGGT encodes the following:
- the LOC133744322 gene encoding disease resistance protein RUN1-like, whose amino-acid sequence is MPPPSSSSSPPVPSPLGPPSPWEPLKYRTSYDVFLSFRGEDTRRTFTDHLYAALHRAGVVTFRDAEGLRWGENIEEKLMQIIEGCRISLIVFSDKYADSRWCLQELVQIMECRRTRRQLVFPIFYHVDPSHVRNQTGSFAHAFQKYEENMLSEKQKEGRDKIARWRAALIGAANLVGFDIADRHEAEFINSIVDEICKQLTNTYLNLAVYPVAIHSRVDDISKCLGVGLDDDVRMVGIWGMGGIGKTTVAKAIYNKFYHDFDSRCFLADVRETAKDSNGKIVLQERLLSDVLKPIKIVVGDVSRGVNVIKERLGSKKVLVIFDDVDHEDQLHALAISRDSFGPGSRLIITTRDRHLLELLKVDTIHLAQEMNEEEALELFSWHAFQNISPNEEYVELSRRVVAYCGGLPLALEILGSFLFRRSIGDWNSTLKKLEKIPDGRIQSRLRISFDAIDESQRNIFLHICCYFIGMDKNYVINILKGCGFSPEIEISVLLQRCLVTISEKNKLMVNDLLRDMGREVVREESPNRPERRSRLWHQEDVTDVLNDESGTEETEGLALNLQRSDNMSFSADAFRNMKRLKLLQLNHVKLTGDYDKFPKKLIWLCLRGFSAQVIRNGFLNEPYLVSLDLRYSNLVRVWEYSRRLGKLEILDLSHSHYLRQSPDFSQLPNLQYLILKDCVSLPKIDKSIGLVSQLALLNLKGCTKLKDLPEDFYKLRSVRTLVLSGCSRFKKLSKHIGKMRLLKTLVISGTAISEVPSSVDKMNLDFSSRQGLRGLKRFTQDKTVGYRLSLWERIIFIFYILKDSCCSQGPERE